One window of the Salvia splendens isolate huo1 chromosome 1, SspV2, whole genome shotgun sequence genome contains the following:
- the LOC121804932 gene encoding protein MEI2-like 7, which translates to MCVNLPKQLNPHADEWRPSPPLPPPLPPLPHALFSYAPPPYYVVYLQNHTISHQQRHTPKKPLKNRLPPRLLKAKAKTPPPPPPPPPPPPPKLKWRPKNAPPLPTLKASPVAASSSNTTLMIKNIPNQLRREFMLKFLDGYCKTHSVAYDFFYLPFDFRKLGNLGYAFVNFTNAEAVVKMKKVLSGFKWREYYTEDGEFVCSHKVCEIKWARVQGKEALIRRFEKSTFVCNDMEFLPVVLEPPRDGSDRNPAAPVNVGRICRGCY; encoded by the exons ATGTGTGTCAACCTCCCAAAGCAACTGAATCCTCACGCCGATGAATGGCGGCCGAGCCCTCCACTTCCCCCACCGCTTCCTCCCCTTCCCCACGCCCTCTTCTCATACGCTCCGCCGCCATATTATGTCGTCTACCTACAAAACCACACCATTTCCCATCAACAACGACACACCCCCAAAAAGCCTCTAAAGAATCGTCTCCCCCCGCGCCTTCTTAAGGCTAAGGCTAAgacaccaccaccgccaccgccaccgccaccgcctccaCCTCCGAAGCTAAAATGGAGGCCAAAGAATGCGCCACCACTGCCCACTTTAAAGGCTTCCCCCGTTGCCGCATCGTCTTCAAACACGACTCTGATGATCAAGAACATTCCCAATCAACTGAG AAGAGAATTCATGCTGAAATTTCTTGATGGCTACTGTAAAACTCATTCTGTGGCGTATGATTTCTTCTACCTCCCCTTTGATTTcag GAAGCTGGGAAACTTGGGTTATGCTTTCGTTAATTTCACAAATGCGGAGGCCGTGGTGAAAATGAAGAAGGTTCTCTCCGGCTTCAAATGGCGGGAATATTACACCGAAGATGGTGAATTTGTGTGTAGCCACAAAGTTTGTGAGATCAAGTGGGCTAGGGTTCAG GGGAAAGAAGCTCTGATTAGAAGGTTCGAGAAGTCGACCTTTGTCTGCAACGATATGGAGTTTTTGCCGGTGGTTCTGGAGCCGCCGCGCGATGGATCGGACCGGAACCCGGCGGCGCCGGTGAATGTGGGCAGAATCTGCCGCGGATGTTATTAA